The sequence below is a genomic window from Bacteroidales bacterium.
TGAGACTCAGATGTCGTTATTCCTGCAGAATTAAGCCAAGTCAATGCTCTTTGGCTGGCGTTAATTTCAACTGGTAGCGTTATAAATGAGAAAAGTGTTGTAAGTGCAAACAAAAGTATTCCAATAAAAAGTATTGCCGGAAATGATTCAATTAACAATATCCCTGCTAATATCACCCACTGTACCCACTGCGAAGCAAAACTCACAACTGGCACAAGAGCCGAACGCATCTCTAAAAATGCATAAGCTCTGGCATGTTGTACGGCGTGACCACACTCATGTGCTGCAACAGCAGCGGCGGCAACATGTCGTCCGTTATAGACATCTGGACTTAAGTTAACTGTCTTATTTTTAGGGTTATAGTGATCTGAAAGATAGCCCTTAACCGAAACAACTTTCACATCGTAAATGCCGTTTTCTTTTAGCATTTGCTCGGCAACCTCTTTGCCACTCTGTCCGGCACTTGTTGGTATTTTCGAATATGCAGCAAATTTCGATTTAAGTCGAGCTCCGACAAGCCAACTTATACCCATTGTTGCAAAAAATATGATCCAAATCAATGACATAATATTAAATTTTAATTACGTAAATTTTTTTATAATGTTGTCGCAAAAACTTTACCAATAGTTAATACGCCAAATTGACAGTAATAATTGTGTGTTAAGACAGACAACCTATTCGCAATCAATGTGTTTTGTTTAATTTTTGCAAACTATATTAAACCCTTATTCTTCTTTTCTCTGATTTTTTCCAACATATCAACTGTCATTGAAGCCAAATCGTATGTAGGTTTCCAGCCCCACTCTTTTCTTGCACAGCTGTCATCAAGGCTGTTGGGCCAGCTGTTGGCGATTTGTTGTTTTACAGGGTCAATTTTGTAATCCATTGTAAACTGTGGGATATGTTTTTTAATCTCGTTGGCGATAATTTCAGGGTCGAAGCTCATTGCCGTGACGTTGAAAGAGTTTCTGTGAACAAGTTTGTCGGGATTAGCTTCCATCAAATCAACACATGCTTTAAGGGCATCGGGCATATACATCATATCCAAGAAAGTTCCTTTTTCAAGATTGCATGTATAGCACTGTTTTTTAATGGCTTCGTAGTATATTTCAACTGCATAGTCGGTTGTTCCACCACCGGGAAGGGTTACGTTTGAAATTAATCCTGGGAAACGCACCGAACGAGTATCTACGCCAAAACGGGTAAAATAGTAGTTGCTTAGTAATTCGCCTGCTACTTTGCAAACACCGTAGATTGTTGTTGGACGCATTATGGTGTCTTGTGGTGTATTATCGGCTGGAGTGTTTGGTCCAAAAGCTCCTATTGAACTTGGGGTAAATACGGCGCATTTCTCCTCTCGTGCTATCTCTAAGCTGTTTTCTAATGCACCCATATTGATTTTCCACGCTAACGTTGGGTTTTTCTCTCCTGTTGCCGAAAGCAGTGCAACTAAATTATAGATAGTGTCAATTTTATATTTTTTGACTATCTCGTGAAACTGCTTACTATCGGTAGCATCCAACTTCTCAAAAGGTCCAGATTCTGCTAATGCTTTACATTTTGTTTCATCAAGATCTGCTGCTACGACATTCTGCGCACCATATATCTTACGTGTGTAAGGGACAAGTTCCGAGCCTATTTGACCGCCGGCTCCGATAACTAATATTTTTTTCATATCTATACTGTTTTATATGTGAACGTAATCAATTAGCAATGAACAAAGATAGTAAAAATGTTGCTGATATTGCTTATAGCACTTCTACAACATACTAACGTGTCTTTTATTTATGTGTAGTAATACCGATTGTAAAAAACAGTGTTATTAAACATCAACCGTTTTGTTCTTTATACCAACCGGCGTACATTAAATAGTTGTTGGCTATTTTTTCAATCATATTTTTCGACTGCTCTGGCTCTATCTCCTTTACTTTTTTTGCAGGGATACCTGCATAAACAGAGTTTGGCTCAACAACCTGACCTGCTAAAACTACCGAACCCGCTGCAATTATTGAATTGCTACCTATTCGGGCATCATCTAACACAACAGCTCCGATTCCTACTAAAACATTATCTTCGATGATACAGCCGTGTAAAGTGACATTATGGCTTACCGTAACGTTGTTTCCGATATGTATTTGCGATTTCTGATACAACGTGTGCAAAACCGCACAATCTTGGATATTTACACGGTTTCCTGTTCTTATAGAATTAACATCTCCGCGTAGTACAGCATTGTACCATACACTACATTCATTGCCAAGAATAACATCACCAACAATTACGGCTGTTTCAGCAAAAAAACAGTTTTCGCCATATTTTGGAACAAATCCACGGACTTCTCTAATAATAGCCATGACTTAAAATTTACATTAATTGATTAAAAGTCCATCACGCATCTCAATTCGTCTGTCAGCCATTGTTGAGAGTTCACTATCGTGGGTAACGATTACGAAAGTTTGCCCATACATATCGCGAAGCTTAAAAAAGAGTTGGTGCAGTTCTGTGCGGTTTTTAGAATCGAGGTTTCCACTTGGCTCGTCAGCGAGAATAAATGATGGATTATTCATTAATGCACGGGCAACTGCTACACGCTGCTGCTCTCCACCTGATAATTCGGAAGGTTTGTGATTTACTCTCTCACCTAACCCAATTTGAGACAACAACTCATGTGCTCTCTTTTTTGATTTTTTTAGGCTTGCTCCTCCAATCATTGCAGGAATACAAACATTCTCAAGAGCAGTAAATTCAGGCAATAGACGATGGAATTGGAAAATAAATCCAATATTACTGTTTCTAAACTCCGATAGCTTTTGATCTTTCAGGGAGCTAATTTTAACACCTTGAATAAAAACCTCACCCTCATCTGGTTTATCGAGCGTTCCAATAATATTCAACAAAGTTGTTTTTCCTGCACCCGATGGACCTACAATTGCAACGACCTCGCCTTTGCTTATCTCTAAATCAATACCTTTCAAAACGGTTAAGGTGTCATATCTTTTAACAATATTTTGAGCCTGAATCATAATCGAGGGGTTAAAGTGTAAATAAAAGCAAAGCAAAACTACCCTTGCCGAAGAGTTCGATAAGGGTAGTTTTTATATTTAAAAGGATAGTTGTATTTCTATTTTACTTTTGGTCTTCATCTGCTTTAATAGCTTTCCTTTTCATTAAATCGTAAGTGATTGGAGATGCGATAAATAGCGATGAATATGTACCAACGGCGATACCGAGCATCATTGCAAAAACAAATCCACGTATCACTTCACCTCCGAATGCAAATATTATAAACAGCACCAAAAATGTTGTTGATGACGTAATTATCGTACGGCTTAATGTTGCGTTCAATGATTGGTTCATAACAAGACCTATCTCTCTGTTTTTGTACAATCCGAGATACTCTCTAACACGGTCGAATACAACAACAGTATCGTTGATTGTGTAACCAGCCACAGTCAGAATTGCTGCTATAAAAGATTGGTCAATCTCCATTGAGAATGGCATTGCGTAGGCAAACAGTGAATAGAATCCCAAAATAAAGATTACGTTGTGTGTAAGACCAACAACTGCACCTAAACTGTAACGCCAATTTGAAAAACGTACTAAAATATATAAGAAAATAACAAACAGAGCAGCAATAATTGAGTAGACAGCTGATGTTTTGATATCATCTGCAACGGTAGGTCCTACTTTCATCGAACTCATTCTACCTATTGATTTTTGTCCATCGCTAACAAAATCGTTGTAGCTTAAATCAGTGTAGAATTTAGACAAACCATTATACAGTTTGGCTTCAACAATATCGTTAACTTCTACTGTTTTTTCAGGGTCGTTATTTCCTGATATTATGCGATATTCTGCTATCTCCTCATCGGTTAGTTCGTGGTCGGGGTCAATCAAGTGTCGAGTTGTGATTTTTACTTGATCTGTGCCTCCGAATGTTTTAACATCAGGTGTGGTTCCATATTCTTCTTCCAAAGCATCACGAACATCTTGTACCGTAACTTCCTTATCAAACCGTACTATATATGAGTAACCTCCCGTAAAGTCAACACCTAAATTAAATCCTTTGACTACTAAAGAAATTATTGATATAATCACAATAGCACCAGAAATTGTATATGAAAATTTGCGTTTCTCAAGGAAATTGAATTCTGTGTTTCTAAACGCTTTTTCTGAAATTTTTGTAGATAATGTAATTGGTTTGTTCCTTTTTAGCATTGCTTCAAAAACAAGCCTTGTAATGAAAATTGCTGAGAACAACGAGGTTAAAATACCAATTCCCAAAGTAATAGCAAAACCATAGATAGGTCCTTTGCCGAAATAACCAATAATAATGGCTGTCAGCAATGTTGTAATGTTGGAGTCGAGAATGGCTGAGTAGGAGTTTTTGAAACCATCGGCAATTGCTGTTTTAATGCCTTTACCTGCTAAAAGTTCCTCTTTTACACGCTCATAGATTAGAACGTTGGCGTCAATCGCCATACCCATTGTCAGCACAATACCTGCAATACCCGGCAACGTTAGAACAGCTCCAAGCGATGCTAAAACTCCCATTAGGAAGAAGAGGTTGGCTAACAATGCAATATTGGCTACTAAACCTGCGTGTCGGTAGTAGAACAGCATAAACAGAAGAACTGCCGCAAACGCAATAACGAATGACCACAACCCTTTGTTTATTGTCTCTGTACCAAGCGATGGACCAACAATTTCTTCTTGGATAATTCTTGCTGCAGCAGGCATTTTACCCGATTTAAGGATATTTGCCAAGTCTTTTGCTTCAGCCACAGTAAAGTTTCCTGAAATTGATGAACGACCCTCGCTTATTTCCGTTTGAACAACCGGATAGCTGTAAACATAATCATCAAGAACAATTGCTATTTGTTGTCCAATATTGTTTTTAGTTAAGCGCGCCCATTTTTTTGCACCTTCGCTATTCATCACCATTGTTACTTGTGCCGTAGCTTGGCGATCGCCGAACTCTTCACGTGCATCAACTATAACGTCACCAGATAGAGCTGCAAGCCCTTCGCGGTTATTTACTTTGATAGCTATAAGTTCGAAGTAATTCTTTTCAGCATCAATAGGTTTAACACCCCACAAAAACCTAATACGCATTGAGCGTGGGAAAATGTTTTTAACCTCTTCTAAATTTAACATCCTATTTACTAACGCAGTATCTTTTTTATGCGCATAACCAACTGCAGCTCCCTGACCTATTGAGCCATCTTGCATTACACGTGGGTTAAGTATAGCAAAAAGCGGGTTTTCTTCTTTCCATTTATTGGCGTCAAACTCCTCTTTTGCTTCAACTTGAGTTGTATCAACGATTTCTAAAAGTGATTTACTCTCTTCTTCAACTTTTTCTTCTTGAACAACAGCCACACTATCAGCAACTACATCAGCTTTTTCGGCTTCATCGGTTACAATGGATTGTTTAGCGAGGTTTATTTCACGTATCCTTTGGTTTGCTTGAAACAGATATTGGTAAACCTCTTCATTTGAGTATGTTTCCCAAAACTCAAGGCTTGCCGTTCCTTGCAAAAGTTTTTTCACCCTTTCGGGGTCTTTAATACCGGGAAGTTCAACCAATATTTGTCCATCAACACCGAGTGGCTGGATATTTGGTTGTGCAACTCCAAATCGGTCGATACGATTTCTTAAAATAGTAAAAGAGTTGTCAATAGCTGCACGTGTCTCCTCTTCAATTATCTTTAGCACTTGTTCATTAGTGCTATTGAAGCTGATTTTTTCTTTTAGGTTTTTTGTTCCGAAAATAGCCGCTAATTGTCCATTAGGTGAAAGCTCAGAATAGGCACGTCCGAAAAGGGTTACAAAACTCTCTTGGCTATTACGTTGATAGCGTTTTGCTAATTTAAGTGCTTCCCGGAATGTACTGTCTTGTGAATTATCGGCTAAGGCAACAATAACGTCTTCAACTGCAACTTGCAAAATAACGTTCATACCGCCTTTAAGGTCAAGACCGAGTCCGATTTCTCTATCTTGTACTTCTGCGAAGTTAAATTTTCTAATCCACAAAAAATTATATACCGGTTCACTTGCCATTGAGTCAAGATAAAATGCTTCTCTATCACTATCAACAAGATTATCGGGTCCGGTTGCATATTCTTTTGCCTGTTTGCGTACTTTGCCTGCTATAAAAGTGAAAGACAACTGATACAGACATACTAAAGCTAATGCAATAGCTACAAATTTGATTGCTCCTTTATTTTGCATTGTAATTTATGTTTAAAATATCTGACAAATTATTTTTTCAAATCGAAGCGCAAAGGTATCTAATTTTTTACAATTATTTTGTTACTATCTGTTTTTTTTCAAACCGTAACAGTTTTAGACATTTTGTTCTGCGTTTTCGTTTACTGTTTTTTTATTTTTATCTATTGTTTTAAAAAATTTGCTTTGAAATAAAATTAGGTATATAACCCCGCAAGTTATTGCACTGTCAGCAATATTGAAAACCGGACGGAAAAACAGAAAGTGCTTATTAGCCCAAAATGGAAACCACGATGGTAGATGTGTATCAATAATCGGAAAATAGAGCATATCAACTACATGTCCTTGAAATAGAGGCGCATAGCCACCGGCTGCGGGTAAAAATTCGGCTACTTGACCATAACTTGATGAAAAGAGAACTCCGTAAAAAACACTGTCGAAAATATTGCCCATTGCTCCCGCCAAGACAAGCGAAACGCCTACAATAACACCTTTTGGAGCGTTGTGCTTTTTAATTAAATAATTCAAATACCACAGTATTCCAATAACAGCAGCAATTCTTATAAGTGTTAACACTATTTTCCCGAAAGTTCCACCGAATGCCATTCCAAAAGCCATTCCGGGATTTTCTGTAAAATGTATCAAAAACCAATTTCCAAAAACCGAGAACTCCTGCCCAATAACCATATTTGTTTTAACCAAGATTTTCGACACCTGATCGATTATCAATGTGGCTGAAACAACTAATATTATAAGGTTTTTTGGTTTTTTAAAGTTTAACTTCATAGAATCACAACAAATCTACATGCCTTACAATCATCTACTTGTATATCAAGTTTTGATTGGCATGTAATTTTAAGACAAATTTATCCACAACAATATTTAGTTTTTGTTTTGGGCATTTTTTGCTTCAATGCTCAATGTTGCATGTGGCACAGCCATTAAACGTTCCTTTGGAATTAGTTTTCCTGTCTCTCTGCAAACGCCGTATGTTTTGTTTTCAATACGCACTAAAGCAGCTTTCAAATGCTGAATAAATTGCAGTTGTCGTTGTGCTAATCTGCTTGTCTCTTCTTTCGATAAAACAGCTGCCCCCTCTTCAAGCACCTTGAATGTTGGAGATGTATCTTGTGTATCATTTCCATCGTTATGTGCAAGAGAATCACGTAATATTTCATAATCGTGCTGAGCCTGTTCTAACTTTTTTAGAATAACTTCCTTAAACTCGGCAAGTTCTTCTTCGGAGTATCTTGTTTTCTCGCTCATTGCCCTTCCTCCTTATTTTTTAGTTAACTTTTTCGATTAATATTTGGGTTGTCAAATCTTCTTCCAACTCTACATCTTTAGCATCTTCAACTTCTTGATCATCAAAAAGTACTATTTCTGCTGCTAAGACTTGCGTTGAAATATATTCACTATGATTATTTACAGCCGTATCTATTAGTTTGTGACGACGAATATACAACTTTATTTTATCAGTCACATCTAAACCGCTATCTTTTCGCATATTTTGAATACGATTAATCAACTCTCGTGCTATTCCTTCATATCTAAGCTCTTCGCTTATCTGAATATCTAAGGCTACTGTAAGCTGACCTTCCGATGATACCGCCAATCCGGGAATATCTTCCGAAACTATCTCAACATCATCAATTCCTATTTCAAACTCTCCTGACGCTCCTTGCAAAACAATTTTGTTTTCAGCTTCAATCTGATTGATTTGCTTTTGTGTCATTGCTGTGATTGTAGCTGCAACATCTTTCATCTGTTTGCCAAAGCGAGGTCCGAGCGTTTTAAAGTTTGGTTTTACTTTCTTAACCAAAATATCGTCTGAACTTAAGATATACTCAATTTCCTTAATATTTACCTCCGACAGTATAATGTTTTCAACCTCTGCGATATCATTTTTCATGCGCTCATCGAGTACAGGTATCAATATTTTTTGTAGCGGTTGACGAACGCGTATATTGACTTTTCTTCTTAGACCCAAAATCATTGAAGATATTCGTTGAGCCAATTTCATTTTGCGCTCCAAGTCGGTATTAATCACCGAGTTATCCGCCTTTGGAAAATATGACAGGTGTACGCTTTGTGATTCTTTGCCTGCATTAGTTAAATCGCGGAATAATCTGTCTGAGAAGAATGGTGCTATAGGTGCCGACAATTGAGCAATTACCTTTAAACAGGTGTATAGTGTTTGGTATGCTGCAATTTTATCAGCGTTGTACTCTCCGCCCCAAAAACGTTTTCTGTTCAATCGAACGTACCAGTTACTTAAATCTTCATCAACAAAATTGGCAATCAAGCGTCCAGCACGTGTTGGCTCGTAGGTGTCGTACAACTCTGTAACCTCTTTGATTAGAGAATTTAATCCGCTTAATACCCAACGGTCAATTTCCGGGCGATTTGCAACAGGTATTTGCTCTTCCTTGTTTGCAAAGCCGTCAACATTGGCATATAGCGCAAAGAATGAGTATGTATTATAAAGTGTGCCAAAAAACTTGCGACTTACCTCTGCAACTCCCTCAATATCAAACTTTAAGTTATCCCAAGGCTGCGAGTTTGTTATCATGTACCAACGAAGTGGGTCGGCACCGTATTGATCAATAACTATAAACGGGTCAACGGCATTGCCAAGTCGCTTGGACATTTTATTTCCATTTTTATCTAACACCAAACCGTTGCTGACAATGTTTTTGAACGATACGCTATCACTTATTATCGTGGCGATTGCGTGAAGCGTAAAAAACCAACCACGAGTTTGATCAACGCCTTCGGCTATAAAATCTGCCGGAAATAGTTTGTCGAAATTCTCCCTGTTTTCAAATGGATAGTGCCACTGCGCATAAGGCATTGCGCCCGAATCGAACCAAACGTCTATTAGGTCTAACTCGCGTTGCATTGGTTGCCCTGTTTCGCTTACCAACAAAATATCATCGACAAATGGGCGGTGAAGGTCTATTTTTTCGTAGTTCTCTTTAGAGTAATCGCCAACGGTAAATCCTTTTAACGGATTCTTTTTCATAACGCCCTTAGTAACAGCCTTCTCAATTTCTGAATACAACTCCTCGACTGAGCCAATACATTTAATCTCTTTCCTGTCGGCTGACATCCAGATAGGTAGCGGTGTTCCCCAGTAGCGTGAACGAGAAAGGTTCCAATCTACAAGGTTTTCTAACCATTTACCGAAACGTCCCTCGCCTGTAGATTGCGGTTTCCAGTTGATTGTCTTGTTCAACTCAATCATTCTGTCCTTTACTGCGGTGGTCTTAATAAACCAAGAATCAAGAGGATAGTACAGAATAGGTTTGTCCGTGCGCCAGCAGTGTGGATAGTTGTGGACATATTTCTCTATTCTAAATGCCTTGTTCTCTTTTTTAAGCATTACGCTTATATCAACATCGGTATTCTCTTCCGACTTTCCGTCCCATGCAGGGTCGTATTCGTTTTTAACATATCGTCCGGCAAAATCGCGATATGTGTTTATATCAACATATTTTTTTACAAAATCGTCGTCTAAATCCTCAATGCGATAAAATCTCCCTTTTCTGTCAACCATTGGTTCGGGGGCTAACGCTTTGTCTCTCAATATCAGAGGAGATATGCCGTACTGTTTGGCAACGCGGTCGTCATCGGCACCGAAAGTTGGCGCGATGTGGACAATTCCGGTTCCCTCTTCTGTTGTAACAAAATCACCAACAATTACCTTAAAGGCGTTGCCTTCGGGTTTAATCCATGGTATAAGCTGGTTGTAGCTTATACCCTCTAACTCTTTTCCTGTGAATTTGGCTAATACTTTAAACGGAATTTTTTTATCGCCCGTATTGTACTCATTCATAGGGATTTCAGCATTTGCAGGGCTGAAATATGTGTCTAACTTATCTTCTGATAATATTACCGAAATAGGCTCGCCTGTATAGGGATTAAATGATTTGACAAAAACATAGTTGATGTTTGCTCCTACAGCCAAAGCTGTGTTAGACGGCAGTGTCCAAGGTGTTGTCGTCCAGGCTAATATATAAACCTCTGTATCGGTTTTGTCAAAAAGTATTGATGATTTTTTATCTTTAATGACTGAGAATTGCGCAACAACCGTTGTGTCTTTTACATCACGATAGCAACCGGGCTGGTTCAACTCGTGGGTACTTAATCCTGTTCCTGCGGCGGGTGAAAAAGGTTGAATGGTTTTGCCCTTGTATAGCAATCCTTTATTAAATATCTCTTTCAGCAGGTACCACAATGTTTCGATATAACGGTTATCGTAAGTGATATATGGGTTATCCATATCAACCCAGTATCCCATTTTATCGGTAAGCTCTTCCCATGCGTCTGTAAAGCGCATAACGTCAACGCGACAGTGGTTGTTGTACTCCTCAATAGATATGGTTTTTCCGATATCCTCTTTGGTGATTCCGAGCGATTTTTCAACTCCAAGCTCTACAGGAAGTCCGTGAGTATCCCACCCTGCTTTTCTATCGACTCTAAATCCCTGCATTGTTTTGTAACGGCAGAAAACGTCTTTAATGGCGCGCGCCATAACGTGGTGGATTCCGGGCATTCCGTTTGCCGATGGCGGTCCCTCGAAGAAGATATATTCAGGACCATCTTTTCGTGTCTCTAAACTTTGTTCGAATGCCTTTTCACTCTCCCACTGTTTTAGTATCTCTTTGTTTACAGATGGCAGGTCAAGTCCTTTGTACTCTTTGTATTTCCTTGTCATGAGAATTGTATATGCTTGTATCAAAAATTCGGCAAATATACGAATTTACGGTTTAAATGCAAGGGGGTTTTGGGATTTATAGTAAACGGAGTTGTTGGTTTGTATTAGCTACCTAAATTGTCGGACAGTATTATAGGAAATAAACTGTAAATTTGTAGCAATAAAGAAGAGAACTTTCTGCAAAAACGATACACGAATTATTAGTTTTACGTTTAGGATTGTATTATATTTGTTTCGTAAATTATACGTTAGCACCAATTAAAACAACGAACCAAACAACAGTCATAAATAGAAAATATTAAAATGGCAATACCTGACTTTCAATCATTTTTTTATCCCGTTTTGAAATATAGTTCAGAACACAACGAAATTTCTTTGAACGAAATACGCGAGTTTTTAACTCATTATTTTTCTCTGACAGATGAAGATAAAGCTGAACGAATTCCAAGCGGGACACAGACAAAATTTGACAATCGTATTTATTGGACAAAAAGTTATTTTTCAAAAGCCAAGCTAATTGAAAATACAAAGCGTTCACATTTCAAAATAACTGATAGAGGACGCAGTTTTTTGAAAAAGTTTACCAACTATATTTCAATCAACGACTTAAAAACTATTGATGAGTTTAGAGAATTTAACGAAGGAACAACTTCAACAAATGAACAAGGTACAAAAATCACAGATACAACAGTAACTGAAACTGTTACGAACATTGAAACAAAAACCCCACTAGAAAGACTTGAAGAAAGTTACCAGTTCATAAAACGTGAATTAGCTTCTGACCTTTTAGAAAAAATTCGTGTAAACACTTGGCAGTTTTTTGAAGACTTAGT
It includes:
- a CDS encoding zinc metallopeptidase, with translation MSLIWIIFFATMGISWLVGARLKSKFAAYSKIPTSAGQSGKEVAEQMLKENGIYDVKVVSVKGYLSDHYNPKNKTVNLSPDVYNGRHVAAAAVAAHECGHAVQHARAYAFLEMRSALVPVVSFASQWVQWVILAGILLIESFPAILFIGILLFALTTLFSFITLPVEINASQRALTWLNSAGITTSESHPKAKEALRWAAYTYVVAALSSLATLLYYIAIFMGRRD
- a CDS encoding L-threonine 3-dehydrogenase, which encodes MKKILVIGAGGQIGSELVPYTRKIYGAQNVVAADLDETKCKALAESGPFEKLDATDSKQFHEIVKKYKIDTIYNLVALLSATGEKNPTLAWKINMGALENSLEIAREEKCAVFTPSSIGAFGPNTPADNTPQDTIMRPTTIYGVCKVAGELLSNYYFTRFGVDTRSVRFPGLISNVTLPGGGTTDYAVEIYYEAIKKQCYTCNLEKGTFLDMMYMPDALKACVDLMEANPDKLVHRNSFNVTAMSFDPEIIANEIKKHIPQFTMDYKIDPVKQQIANSWPNSLDDSCARKEWGWKPTYDLASMTVDMLEKIREKKNKGLI
- a CDS encoding gamma carbonic anhydrase family protein, with protein sequence MAIIREVRGFVPKYGENCFFAETAVIVGDVILGNECSVWYNAVLRGDVNSIRTGNRVNIQDCAVLHTLYQKSQIHIGNNVTVSHNVTLHGCIIEDNVLVGIGAVVLDDARIGSNSIIAAGSVVLAGQVVEPNSVYAGIPAKKVKEIEPEQSKNMIEKIANNYLMYAGWYKEQNG
- a CDS encoding ABC transporter ATP-binding protein, encoding MIQAQNIVKRYDTLTVLKGIDLEISKGEVVAIVGPSGAGKTTLLNIIGTLDKPDEGEVFIQGVKISSLKDQKLSEFRNSNIGFIFQFHRLLPEFTALENVCIPAMIGGASLKKSKKRAHELLSQIGLGERVNHKPSELSGGEQQRVAVARALMNNPSFILADEPSGNLDSKNRTELHQLFFKLRDMYGQTFVIVTHDSELSTMADRRIEMRDGLLIN
- the secD gene encoding protein translocase subunit SecD, translated to MQNKGAIKFVAIALALVCLYQLSFTFIAGKVRKQAKEYATGPDNLVDSDREAFYLDSMASEPVYNFLWIRKFNFAEVQDREIGLGLDLKGGMNVILQVAVEDVIVALADNSQDSTFREALKLAKRYQRNSQESFVTLFGRAYSELSPNGQLAAIFGTKNLKEKISFNSTNEQVLKIIEEETRAAIDNSFTILRNRIDRFGVAQPNIQPLGVDGQILVELPGIKDPERVKKLLQGTASLEFWETYSNEEVYQYLFQANQRIREINLAKQSIVTDEAEKADVVADSVAVVQEEKVEEESKSLLEIVDTTQVEAKEEFDANKWKEENPLFAILNPRVMQDGSIGQGAAVGYAHKKDTALVNRMLNLEEVKNIFPRSMRIRFLWGVKPIDAEKNYFELIAIKVNNREGLAALSGDVIVDAREEFGDRQATAQVTMVMNSEGAKKWARLTKNNIGQQIAIVLDDYVYSYPVVQTEISEGRSSISGNFTVAEAKDLANILKSGKMPAAARIIQEEIVGPSLGTETINKGLWSFVIAFAAVLLFMLFYYRHAGLVANIALLANLFFLMGVLASLGAVLTLPGIAGIVLTMGMAIDANVLIYERVKEELLAGKGIKTAIADGFKNSYSAILDSNITTLLTAIIIGYFGKGPIYGFAITLGIGILTSLFSAIFITRLVFEAMLKRNKPITLSTKISEKAFRNTEFNFLEKRKFSYTISGAIVIISIISLVVKGFNLGVDFTGGYSYIVRFDKEVTVQDVRDALEEEYGTTPDVKTFGGTDQVKITTRHLIDPDHELTDEEIAEYRIISGNNDPEKTVEVNDIVEAKLYNGLSKFYTDLSYNDFVSDGQKSIGRMSSMKVGPTVADDIKTSAVYSIIAALFVIFLYILVRFSNWRYSLGAVVGLTHNVIFILGFYSLFAYAMPFSMEIDQSFIAAILTVAGYTINDTVVVFDRVREYLGLYKNREIGLVMNQSLNATLSRTIITSSTTFLVLFIIFAFGGEVIRGFVFAMMLGIAVGTYSSLFIASPITYDLMKRKAIKADEDQK
- a CDS encoding lipoprotein signal peptidase encodes the protein MKLNFKKPKNLIILVVSATLIIDQVSKILVKTNMVIGQEFSVFGNWFLIHFTENPGMAFGMAFGGTFGKIVLTLIRIAAVIGILWYLNYLIKKHNAPKGVIVGVSLVLAGAMGNIFDSVFYGVLFSSSYGQVAEFLPAAGGYAPLFQGHVVDMLYFPIIDTHLPSWFPFWANKHFLFFRPVFNIADSAITCGVIYLILFQSKFFKTIDKNKKTVNENAEQNV
- a CDS encoding TraR/DksA family transcriptional regulator, whose product is MSEKTRYSEEELAEFKEVILKKLEQAQHDYEILRDSLAHNDGNDTQDTSPTFKVLEEGAAVLSKEETSRLAQRQLQFIQHLKAALVRIENKTYGVCRETGKLIPKERLMAVPHATLSIEAKNAQNKN
- a CDS encoding isoleucine--tRNA ligase, which translates into the protein MTRKYKEYKGLDLPSVNKEILKQWESEKAFEQSLETRKDGPEYIFFEGPPSANGMPGIHHVMARAIKDVFCRYKTMQGFRVDRKAGWDTHGLPVELGVEKSLGITKEDIGKTISIEEYNNHCRVDVMRFTDAWEELTDKMGYWVDMDNPYITYDNRYIETLWYLLKEIFNKGLLYKGKTIQPFSPAAGTGLSTHELNQPGCYRDVKDTTVVAQFSVIKDKKSSILFDKTDTEVYILAWTTTPWTLPSNTALAVGANINYVFVKSFNPYTGEPISVILSEDKLDTYFSPANAEIPMNEYNTGDKKIPFKVLAKFTGKELEGISYNQLIPWIKPEGNAFKVIVGDFVTTEEGTGIVHIAPTFGADDDRVAKQYGISPLILRDKALAPEPMVDRKGRFYRIEDLDDDFVKKYVDINTYRDFAGRYVKNEYDPAWDGKSEENTDVDISVMLKKENKAFRIEKYVHNYPHCWRTDKPILYYPLDSWFIKTTAVKDRMIELNKTINWKPQSTGEGRFGKWLENLVDWNLSRSRYWGTPLPIWMSADRKEIKCIGSVEELYSEIEKAVTKGVMKKNPLKGFTVGDYSKENYEKIDLHRPFVDDILLVSETGQPMQRELDLIDVWFDSGAMPYAQWHYPFENRENFDKLFPADFIAEGVDQTRGWFFTLHAIATIISDSVSFKNIVSNGLVLDKNGNKMSKRLGNAVDPFIVIDQYGADPLRWYMITNSQPWDNLKFDIEGVAEVSRKFFGTLYNTYSFFALYANVDGFANKEEQIPVANRPEIDRWVLSGLNSLIKEVTELYDTYEPTRAGRLIANFVDEDLSNWYVRLNRKRFWGGEYNADKIAAYQTLYTCLKVIAQLSAPIAPFFSDRLFRDLTNAGKESQSVHLSYFPKADNSVINTDLERKMKLAQRISSMILGLRRKVNIRVRQPLQKILIPVLDERMKNDIAEVENIILSEVNIKEIEYILSSDDILVKKVKPNFKTLGPRFGKQMKDVAATITAMTQKQINQIEAENKIVLQGASGEFEIGIDDVEIVSEDIPGLAVSSEGQLTVALDIQISEELRYEGIARELINRIQNMRKDSGLDVTDKIKLYIRRHKLIDTAVNNHSEYISTQVLAAEIVLFDDQEVEDAKDVELEEDLTTQILIEKVN